The Longimicrobiales bacterium genome contains the following window.
GCGCGTACAGCAGGGACACCGCGGGGGTGTTCGGCGTCTGGTTCTTCTGGATGTTGCGCTCGAACTCGTGGAAGTCGAAGTAGACACCCCGGTCCATCTTGCGGCTGGCACGCTCCAGGACGTTCTTCTGCGCAACGCCGAACGCCAGGCCGGGAGGCAGAGCGAAGCACTTCTGCGAGCCCGTGAGCACGAAGTCGAGCTTCCAGTCGTCCGTGTACACGGGCGCGCCACCGAGGCCGCTGACACTGTCGACCAGCAGCACGACGTCGCCTGCGTCGCGCACGACGTCCGAGATCTCCCGGATCGGGTTGAGCACGCCCGTCGACGTCTCCGAATGCACCACCGTGACCGCGTCATAGATGCCGCGCTGCAGTGCGCCCGCCACCATCTCCGGCGTGTGTGCCTCGCCCCACGGCACCTCGAGCGGGTCCGCCTGGAGTCCGGTCGAAACCGTGATCTTGTAGAAGCGCTCGCTGAACGCACCGTTCACCAGCGCGAGCACCTTCCGGCGCGCGCCGTTGCGGACGGCACCTTCCATGAGACCGGTCGCCGACGACGCCGAGAGGTAGACTGGCCGGTCCGTCTGGAACACGTACTTCAGCCCCGGCTGGATCCGGGCGATCATCTGCTCCATCTCTGCGACGCGGTGGCCGATCATCGGACGCGTCATCGCCTGCAGCACCTCCGGCCGGACCTCGGTCGGTCCGGGAAGGAAGAAGCGG
Protein-coding sequences here:
- a CDS encoding alanine--glyoxylate aminotransferase family protein, coding for MKTEVRQDFGRFFLPGPTEVRPEVLQAMTRPMIGHRVAEMEQMIARIQPGLKYVFQTDRPVYLSASSATGLMEGAVRNGARRKVLALVNGAFSERFYKITVSTGLQADPLEVPWGEAHTPEMVAGALQRGIYDAVTVVHSETSTGVLNPIREISDVVRDAGDVVLLVDSVSGLGGAPVYTDDWKLDFVLTGSQKCFALPPGLAFGVAQKNVLERASRKMDRGVYFDFHEFERNIQKNQTPNTPAVSLLYALEVQLEAMRAETNEARWDRHQAMADRVYAWVQEMNDRGVNLRILAPAGYRSPTTTTIMVPEPWTGAKACAALKERGYIMATGYGKMKENSIRIGTMGDHTVEETENLLDALTDVFGS